Genomic DNA from Telopea speciosissima isolate NSW1024214 ecotype Mountain lineage chromosome 2, Tspe_v1, whole genome shotgun sequence:
GTGATCTCTTCCTTCATTCCATTCCAAGCACtcgatttctctcttctttctcttttctgttcTCAAATGGCCACCAAGCGTCCCTCAACCATCTCCACCACTCTGAAGTCCACACTCTACTTCTTCATCATTGCCCTCACTAGTATCGGATGTGCCAACTCAGCTCGAATCCTCGTGGCGGATGCCACATCACCACTTCCTAATGTGGTGGTTCCAACAGCCATACCACTAGCGGCGCCGCCTACCGTTGCTCCAGTTTCATCCATTACTCCCGTGACAGCGACAGCGCCTGCTTTCGCACCAATTGCCACACTTCCAGCCCCTGCTGATTCAACCACAGCAGCAACACCTGCCGTGGCTATCCCTCCTGTATCCTCCAGTGTGGTGACAACACCTGTCGCCAACTTGGCACCTGTAGTGGGTCCCACTACCACACAACAAGGTGGACCCACCACAGCGAATCCGGCATTGTCATTCTTCATGCACGATATCCTAGGTGGGTCACAACCATCGGGTCGGGTGGTGGCTGGGATCGTTGCAAACATGGGAGTCAACAGTCAACTACCCTTTTCCAGACCCAACACTGCGGTCCTCCCAATCAACGGTGGGATTCCACTCCTTAACAACGGTAACAACATCAACGGTGTCCTCAACAACAATAACATTCCATACCTGGCCGGGCTCGGCGGTGGTGCATCAAGCACCACCGTGATCGCCAACAGCGGCAACAACAATGCCGTTAACGGTGGAAACAAGCTTCCTTTCGTGGATGCAGGGCAGCTGCCCACAGGAGCCACACTTCAGGAGCTCATGTTCGGTACAATCACGGTCGTCGATGATGAACTGACCGACGGTCAGGATTTGGGGTCATCGGTGGTAGGGAAGGCACAAGGGTTCTACTTGGCTAGCTCGGTAGACGGGACTAGCCATACCATGGCTCTTACGGCACTGTTTCACGGCGGTGCTCAAGCGCCCGATGACACAATTAGTTTCTTTGGGGTTCACCGGACGGTAGCTACGGAGTCTCAGGTAGCCGTGGTTGGAGGGACAGGGAAGTATGAGAACGCGAAAGGGTATGCAAATATACAGACCCTGCAATCCAGCAATGATCACACGACGGATGGGGTGGAGACTCTTCACCAGTTCAGCGTTTACCTTTCCTATTAGGGAtcgagggtggtggtggtggtggtggtggttgtttgTATTTGATTGTAACCTTGGATTCCAGTTCTGATATTAGAATttaagggtggtggtggtggtttgtATTTGGTTCTGTTTCGGTTCAAATTATGAAAGGTAGAATTGCTAGAATCGAACCTTTATTAAATGGTTTGGGTTGTGATTTTGTTGTCAATTGAAGGTACCAATTTTGAGTCTGATCGAGAATGAACCTATTTTTGTTGGGTTAAGACCATAACATTAATTTAGGACgtttaaaatcaaatcaaaacaaattgaTTCGTTTCTGGTTACAAAATCTTGaatcattttttggtttggttttgatttcaaggCCGAAACTGTTAGTTCGAATCGAACTGAATTACCCATTTTTTAAGCaaataattttattcttttttaatatttggaaaAGGTTTGATGGAACATATGATCCTAACAAACAAGGGTTTTGTTATTCCAAACACGTAAAATAGGATCTAAATCGAAGAAAAAACTGGATCAAAACCGAATAGACAAACGAATATAGAACCGAATATGGAgttgaatcaaaccaaatcaaaaccattttttgggcttgaaaaTGGGCCAGACCAGACCAGACTTTAGTCGGGTGGGTTGGTTGGGTCTCCTGGGCCGGGtctagaattgacacccctaatgtaTCCATGTATATAAAGATACTTCATTGGTGTAATGGTTCATGACTTGTCACTTCTTGGTGCATTGGTGTAACATGTACGTATATGATAAAAGGATCtcgattagggttttaaatttTGGAATCCATCTCCCAATGGGGTTCAGATTTGGATCGGAATAGACCATAATTGGTACAAAAGTTACCAGGTCCAGAATCAGCCAGAtcttaaaaaaagataaatgaagAGACCAATTCGAATCGCAAGGGAATTGGAATCGGTCATGGCCGATTCAGATCAGAATCAACCAATTcaatctgattctgatttttaaaatCCTGCAATTCAATCCGCTTCTGACTTATAAAACCCTGATTGGCTGATTCCTTGTGAGAAGGATCACATGAATGGAAAAGTAAACAAATGAAAACCACTATCCTCGACAACCCCCTGTAATTTCAGTAGGGCTTTAAATGCCTCCATCGCTCAACTCATCGCCACATTTACTTAAGTGGTATAAACATTAggttttggaaagaaaaaaacaaaaaaagaccaATAAAACCAGGATaggattagggatgtaaacggatcggatacgattcggatagtgctatatctgcatccgcattcgattagctttcggacggattcggatagtgctaaacgaatacggacacgtatacagatcggatattttatccatttacatgtaaatatagcttttcggatagctatagcctatcaatatccgtattcgtttaacttttggatggattcggatagtgctaaacggatacagaaacggatttcggctattcatttacatccctagatagGATTaaggttttagtttttttttttggtcaaataatgaaaaattttattaaatgaAATCGATAGTAGAGAAAATCTATCCAGATGGAAGATTTACCAGGATGGGGGTAGTTAAGACCACAAAAAACGAGACAAGGCAAACGTAGAAACTCCTTTAACAAGTAGATGAGCTCCTCTAACAATCATgtagaaaagaaacaaaagaaaaactattacAAAGCACCAAAAATTATCATCATCTTCTAATTGCAACTCTCAATTAAAGCAAGAATTCAACCCCTAAAGTGTAAGGATAACAAGGAGGTAATTCTGAACAAAGTTGCAAATGAGGAGGTTGAAGACTACTAGCAAGAGTGACTGCATCGCGAACAGCCTTAGCCTCTGGCGTAGTAGAAGAACTATCGAACAATGATTTATAGTTGGCTACCAAAAAAGCCCCTGAACATTACAAAAGAACCCCGACCACCTTTGAAAGAGCTAATATTAAACCAGGCATCATCAGTAATGGCGTAAAAATAAGGTGAAAAGGGCCTCAATGGAAGATCAAAACCGGTCAAGTTGCATTCAATGATTGAGACGTCTAAAGCCCGATTGCACTTTCCTCCAGGAAGACATTAGAGTTCGAAGATTTGgtcaaataaaatgaaaaataagtcTGTTTCTAGTTTTCTAAAATTTTCAACCAAGAGATGTCCAATGCAATGGAAAATCCCTTTAGTTTTGACAATTCTAACCTATCGTGGTTAAGAAAAAGATCCAGTCTCTCAAGTTTGATCCACTAAAAAGCTGGGTATCTGTTCGAAGAAGAGAAAATCACTAGTAAACAGATGCAAAAGGGCATTGTACTAAGGAGTGGATTATCAATTCCTAACGTTATTACGTAAGGGACAGAAAGAGGATTGCACCCAAGATTTACATAAGAGAAGATCGTTTACTCTTTGGACATTAAAACatgccaagaaaaaaataattcgATCTTAGGAAGGAGTTTCAAACTTCATAACTAAATCAAAAAAGATCACagaaagggaaataaaaactaatataaTTCCTAAAAAATCGTATGATAAGCTGATTTAGCGAAAAATATccatcctttaaaaaaaaaaaaaaaaaaagtcttgaAACCAATTTTCATCAAAATCAGTATGGCAAGGTTTTAGCTTTTGGTATTATTGTATTAGTTATGATGATATACATATCAACATGAATCAATCATATCAGTCCATATCAAGTCGATTCAAACAGTTTGATTCACGTTCTAAATATATGAGAATGGGTTCCAACCTTTCAGATGGCATCCACATCAGTATCAATCACCCACGATAAATCAATTTTAAATTGTATCGGGGTGATACGGTTCATTATCAATCATCCACCACATCAGTATCAATCACACACAATGTATCGGGCAACATGATACCGATAATAAATAAGATCGATGTGACCGATCTAATCCCGATTCATGATCAAATCCTGGTTAAGTGTTTACACTCTTATCCCCCAATCACGCTTTACACACACAAGCACACAACAAGCATATATCCCATGCAATGGCACAGGGCACGGGCATAGGCACAACCGCAGCTGCAGCCGCACGGCACGGTCTCCCTTTCTGACCTATCTTACTCACAGAAGAAAAGCTAACATCTACCAATTAAGAAAATCCTTTTGTCCCTTTACCTGTCGTGGGTTGGGTGAATCTTGCTTGTGCTTTTAGGCGTCGATTTGGGGTGTATGGTATCGATTAATTGAGGtcgatatcgattcttgatcaaTCTGATATCCGTGTAGTGGTGATTCCAGCCAATCCAATTCAGCGCTTATGGTCATttttagggctgcaatagggtcgggttgggccgggctttatagaaccctagcccaacccaaagtccccttagctgggcccaagcccgacccgaccctgactcagggctagaaaaatccaaccctgacccgccctcagggtcgggtcgggccgaccctaattggccctgatcatggggaggggaaaagaaatgcatgggttggaatgggctgggaagaacttattaattttacataaaataacaatataataaattatattataacacttattgtcttcatatatagtatattatataaaaaaatgtgggtgaaatttaaaattcataatgtataaattatatcaatatatattttatagtataacttaaatcagggtcgggccgggccaggccaagcttagctcgaggccttaACCCTaccccgaccctaactcagggccagaagtttctagccctgacctgccctcagggccaaatatctcagcccagaccctgttcgggctcagggcgggccagggccgacagggccaaacttgcacctctaGTCATTTTAAATGTTATTAGGTCAATACAATTCAATTTCTTGTTGTAAAAAACAATTGGTCTACATTCTTGGCTAAGCTCCACCCCCAATGGCTGCGTGAGAAGCGTCACAATCAACTTCAAATACCTCTAGCTTGATTCAAGCTGATTTAAGACGATTTAACATTaacaaacaaaattttcaaccatcaagaatggattttttttttcaacttcaAAGGACCGAATTCGAACTCTTATATACAGAGATGTAAGAGCTGGGAATTCTTGGAGCAAATCAATGGATCTCATTGAGAAAGAGAGTGTAGAGGAGTTCCATGCTCAACCACATGTGTGGAATCATATATTAGCCTTCATAAACTCCATGTCACTTGGATGTGCAGTTCAGCTAGGCATACCAGACATTGTCCACAACCATCACCAACCCATTACCCTCTTTGAGATTGTCATAAAGCTTGCCATCCCAAAGGCGAAGACCGTGTCTATGTTCCGTCTTATGCGTTTATTGGTACACTCTGATTTCTTCGCAGTTCGAAAAGTCTTCGAATATCAACAAcaataagaagaaggaaatgtaCGTGCTCAAACCCTCTTCAAGGCTTCTTCTTAAGGATAATGCCACAAGTATGTCACCCTAGTTCTTCTCAAGGCAAGTAAAAACCCtcttttttcatatatatataaaaggactgagtttccctccacccatgctGATCCCATTCACCGAAGGGCATGAGAGGACGGGAATGgatattgggagggtattttagaatatactaaaaccctgtgaggggtttgtgaaccttagaATGATGTGTAAACCGTCCtctgtgggtggaggaaaattttagTATTTGATTGTAAGggaaataaaaggaagagaaatgaaatcaaatcaatactaaAGTGAAAATTTTTGTGATAATTATCTTGCATAATAATGGGACCTGGCTCTTCTCCGATCATGGCAGGAGctagaggatccagcccagcaaaaacaggggagtttggtcatttcaatgcggggggggggggggggctgtgaaatgacccaaacccccctgtttttgttgggctggatccCCCAGCTCCCGTTAATAAATACATAATAATGATGTATCCAATTTCAAAACATATTTAGAGTGCTTTGAAGTTTAATTTCACCTGTGTttcattttagttttgatttaatttcactttttttttttccttgcaaCCAGTAGGAACCTTAATAAACCAATTGTAACTTTATATGAGCTTTCACTTGACAGTGGATTTTGCATGACTGGAATGATGAGGAATGcatcaaaatataaaatattgaaGGGATGCAAAGAGGCAATCTCTAgtggggagggagggagaaacTCAGGGAAGGTGATTATCATAGACATGGTGGTGTATGACAGGAAGGTAGAGAATAAGTCAACAGAAACACAGCTCTTCCTTGATATGGAAATGATGATTTTGAGCactggaagagagagagaacatagaAAGAATGGGAAAAGCTTTTCATGGCGTCTGGGTTTACTCACTATAAGATCACTCCTATCTTGGGTTTGAGGTCAATCATTGAAGTCTGTTAGAAATCTGtaacaaaaaggagaggacagaaagatggCTTGAGTCGAACGAAATAGTtttgtccttaagacagtatttgtaccctcctaatcctgcaaagggttgcagcaaacctgcctcccaagataaatcaggcgaACTGTTACTagttgcagagacagtaacactgtgaagctatcagagattttttttttggctcatatggcttgacctgacaggtcatgactattgagctgggctcccttggctgttcgtgtgggctgcaactcttggggtcaatgttaaaccaagggttgcactccctctttgatcagccaccgatccaacggtcggatcgatcctaagcaccctttgatcagacactGTCGATTCCGAAAAGATTAAGACGACATACTGCCATCAAAGCATCACATTGCGTCTCACGCACGCGCACGCACACGTGTACGCGCTCGCGTGCATGCACACGTGTACGCGCTCACGTGCACGTACATGCGTACGCGCTCACGTGCACGTACACGCGTACGTGCTCACATGCACGTACATGCGTATGCGCTCGGACAGTTATCGTCCTCGCTCGTAAGTGtaccgtacaatctcttctagtattacatgtgataataataactactaactactaacacatataagctcaatgagctttcctttcataaccgacgtgggactaaaagtctacatcaatattttgaaaaattccaacaaaatcTATCTTAGTAGGTAGATGCATGAATTGGTGATTATAAGATTCATTGAACAAAACATTTCACCTGTTGTTGCCTCAGTCAGGTTGAGAGTAGTTAGTCTTCACATAGCGGCTGGCAGTGATGATTACCATGTGAGGAATATAATTAATGGAAACCAAGAAAAGTTATCCTCTCATTCGAAACCGACAAGCTCACCCAAGACCCAACCATATTCATTATCCACTGATTTTTTTGCATTTGTCTATTTTACgaaaatcatttttaaatttgaaacaGACAATG
This window encodes:
- the LOC122650392 gene encoding dirigent protein 9-like — encoded protein: MATKRPSTISTTLKSTLYFFIIALTSIGCANSARILVADATSPLPNVVVPTAIPLAAPPTVAPVSSITPVTATAPAFAPIATLPAPADSTTAATPAVAIPPVSSSVVTTPVANLAPVVGPTTTQQGGPTTANPALSFFMHDILGGSQPSGRVVAGIVANMGVNSQLPFSRPNTAVLPINGGIPLLNNGNNINGVLNNNNIPYLAGLGGGASSTTVIANSGNNNAVNGGNKLPFVDAGQLPTGATLQELMFGTITVVDDELTDGQDLGSSVVGKAQGFYLASSVDGTSHTMALTALFHGGAQAPDDTISFFGVHRTVATESQVAVVGGTGKYENAKGYANIQTLQSSNDHTTDGVETLHQFSVYLSY